The Medicago truncatula cultivar Jemalong A17 chromosome 4, MtrunA17r5.0-ANR, whole genome shotgun sequence genome includes a region encoding these proteins:
- the LOC11412979 gene encoding 3-ketoacyl-CoA synthase 4, translating into MSTNQQEHVQIHTNRRLPDFLQSVNLKYVKLGYHYLITHLLTLCLIPLMSVIIIQVSQMNPNEIHQLWLHLKYNLVSIITCSAILVFGSTVYIMTRPRSIYLIDFSCYKPPSNLAVKFTKFIQHSKLKGDFDESSLEFQRKILERSGLGEDTYLPEAMHKIPPTPCMASAREEAEQVMYGALDNLFANTKIKPKDIGILVVNCSLFNPTPSLSAMIVNKYKLRGNIRSFNLGGMGCSAGVIAIDLAKDMLQVHRNTYAVVVSTENITQNWYFGNKKSMLIPNCLFRVGGAAVLLSNKGCDRSRAKYKLVHVVRTHKGADDKAFKCVYQEQDDVGKTGVSLSKDLMAIAGGALKTNITTLGPLVLPVSEQLLFFTTLVIKKWFNAKTKPYIPDFKLAFEHFCIHAGGRAVIDELEKNLQLMPDHVEASRMTLHRFGNTSSSSIWYELAYIEAKGRMRKGNRIWQIAFGSGFKCNSAVWQAMKHVKASPMSPWEDCIDRYPVEIVS; encoded by the coding sequence ATGAGTACAAATCAACAAGAACATGTTCAGATCCATACAAATCGAAGATTACCAGATTTCCTCCAAAGTGTAAATCTCAAATACGTTAAACTAGGTTACCATTACCTAATCACACATCTTTTAACACTTTGTTTAATCCCTCTTATGTCCGTAATCATAATCCAAGTTTCACAAATGAACCCAAACGAAATCCACCAACTCTGGCTCCACCTCAAATACAATCTCGTAAGCATCATCACATGTTCCGCTATTCTTGTTTTCGGATCCACCGTTTACATCATGACCCGACCCAGATCCATTTACCTCATCGATTTCTCTTGTTACAAACCACCTTCAAATCTTGCTGTTAAGTTTACCAAATTCATTCAACACTCCAAACTCAAAGGTGATTTCGATGAATCTTCTTTGGAGTTTCAGCGTAAGATTCTTGAACGTTCTGGTCTTGGTGAAGATACTTATTTACCTGAAGCTATGCATAAGATTCCACCTACTCCGTGTATGGCTTCAGCTAGAGAAGAAGCTGAACAGGTTATGTATGGTGCTCTTGATAATCTTTTTGCTAATACAAAGATTAAGCCTAAAGATATTGGTATACTTGTTGTTAATTGTAGTTTGTTTAATCCAACGCCATCACTTTCAGCTATGATTGttaacaaatataaattaaggGGTAATATTAGAAGTTTTAATTTGGGTGGTATGGGTTGTAGTGCTGGTGTTATAGCTATTGATCTTGCTAAAGATATGCTTCAAGTTCATAGAAATACTTATGCTGTTGTTGTTAGTACTGAGAATATTACTCAAAATTGGTATTTTGGTAATAAGAAATCTATGTTGATTCCGAATTGTTTGTTTCGCGTTGGTGGTGCCGCGGTTCTGCTTTCGAACAAAGGCTGTGATAGAAGCAGGGCTAAGTATAAGCTTGTTCATGTTGTGAGGACTCATAAAGGTGCTGATGATAAAGCATTTAAGTGTGTTTATCAAGAACAAGACGATGTTGGGAAAACTGGTGTGTCTTTGTCTAAAGATCTTATGGCTATTGCTGGTGGTGCTCTTAAGACGAATATAACAACTTTGGGTCCTCTTGTGTTACCTGTTAGTGAAcagcttttgttttttactacTTTGGTTATTAAGAAATGGTTTAATGCAAAAACTAAGCCTTATATACCTGATTTTAAGCTTGCTTTTGAGCATTTTTGTATTCATGCTGGTGGTAGAGCTGTGATTGATGAGCTTGAGAAGAATTTGCAGCTTATGCCTGATCATGTTGAGGCATCTAGAATGACTTTGCATAGATTTGGCAATACTTCTTCAAGTTCAATTTGGTATGAATTGGCTTACATTGAAGCTAAAGGAAGGATGAGAAAGGGAAACAGAATTTGGCAGATTGCATTTGGGAGTGGTTTCAAGTGTAACAGTGCTGTGTGGCAGGCTATGAAACATGTGAAAGCTTCACCTATGAGTCCATGGGAAGATTGCATTGATAGGTATCCAGTTGAGATTGTTTcttag